A genomic segment from Lasioglossum baleicum chromosome 5, iyLasBale1, whole genome shotgun sequence encodes:
- the LOC143208537 gene encoding homeobox protein E60, with translation MECYMQLTSGSSRVPGPRTRRVKRTDNRGSGATPEEKRPRTAFSGEQLARLKREFAENRYLTERRRQQLSRDLGLNEAQIKIWFQNKRAKIKKASGQKNPLALQLMAQGLYNHSTVPLSKEEEEQAAELQAK, from the exons atggaATGTTATATG CAGCTAACGTCAGGATCCTCCCGTGTTCCAGGTCCTCGAACAAGACGAGTAAAAAGGACGGACAATCGAGGCAGCGGCGCTACCCCTGAAGAGAAGAGACCGAGGACAGCGTTCAGCGGGGAGCAATTGGCAAGGTTGAAGCGGGAATTCGCGGAGAATCGATATCTCACGGAAAGAAGACGGCAACAACTGTCGAGGGACCTGGGTCTGAACGAGGCGCAGATCAAGATCTGGTTCCAGAATAAAAGGGCGAAGATCAAGAAAGCCAGCGGCCAGAAGAATCCTCTAGCCCTTCAGCTGATGGCGCAAGGACTGTATAATCACTCGACCGTGCCCCTCtcgaaagaagaagaggaacagGCAGCGGAACTGCAAGCAAAGTGA